A segment of the Gammaproteobacteria bacterium genome:
GGTCAAGTAATTGTAGAAGGTGGTGGAGGGCGGTCATATCCGTCATCCCTTCTTGCGTGAGATCGATACCAAACGCCCGTTCACACAATTTTGAATGCGCTGCACTAGCACGCGCAGCCGGGTAGAACTTTTGATAATAATACCAGTACATGTCCGGGCGCTCGGCGTAGTATTTAGCCCCCAGTGGAATCCCCGACTCGGTCAGGCGGTAGCCGGTTTCATCTCCTTCAATGAGATCTTTCTCCAGCAAGGTTGGGAAAGCATCGGTCCAGTCTTCCTGAAACATCCAGTACCGATCGCCGCCTTTAACAAGCGTTTGACGGTCATTCGGTTCGCCCTCTTGCTCTGCCATGCGAATGGATGCGAGAACCTGGATTTCGGCTTCGGTAAGTGTTGATTGAGACATAGCACTCCCCCTATGAACTATGTTGGCCGACTATAGCTTAGGTAGTACTGGATTACACCTCGATGAAGACTTGAGCAGAATGGCCAGTTGTAACGAGCGTCCGAAACTGGCCGAAGAACGAAGCCTGCGCATCTCTTATGAACGTCCGCTTACGGGAAAGCAGGCATTCAGAGATCTTAGATAAAGGCTAAAAAATAAATCCTTAAAGTTGTGGGCCTAGTAGTAGGGAACAATTAAACTAGAATCCTTTCAATCCTCGACAAATGACCAGGTCATTATAGTTAAAGTTTAATGCTTCTTGCGGCGTGACTTTTTTGCCTTGCGTCCTGGCGAAGGACTCGTTTCGGATGTGCCGTACATTGCCAGCCTGATTTTTTTCTTACGGCGTCTTTCAAGGAAAACCAGTGTCAAGATAAACAACAATAGCCCTCCAACTGCATAGCTCCATGACGGCACGCGAAAACGACCTAGGTCCCCTTCAATAAATTTACCACCGACAAAATTTGCCTCATGTATTCGTGCAGACGTATCGTCTTCCACATCGAATGTGACTCGTAAATCGGCTTCGTGCGATCCTGCCCGGAGTTTGAGGATTCGGTGATAGTCGGAATTATGCAGGTGCAAATGCAAAGAGTAGTACCCATCGGCGTCAGTCCTGCCGGTGCTGAGCAACTCACCCTCCATGAACGCTTGAACTGTTAAATTGTCCATGCCCTTCTGATTAGCATTGAGCACATAACCTCGGATGTTATAGCGATGATCAGCCTCATGATCAGCCCAAACATTGTTGAAGAATAAGCTTCCTGCGATTAGGGAAAAAATAATTGTTCTCATTAGAATACAATTCCAGAGAGAGGTAAGAGGCAGCGAAATTATACAAGAGGGAGCAAACGGAAACGCAAATATTTAAAAAATACCAGCGTCCGCTCCTGGCCGAAGGTCGCCACTAAACGCATAGTTTTGAGCGTCAGCTTACGGAAAAGCATACTCTCAGAATTGAATTTTATGGGGCGGTTACGAACCAACTCGAATCCTTACAAAGGAAAGAAAGCCAGGAAGTAGTCTGGCTTAGACCTAAATGGGTCGGTGACAAACACGAATCATTTTCAGTTGTCGCCGCCCCCCTTGTTGGTCAAGCCAAAATAACCCAACATTAGTTACCAGGTTAAATCATCGGGGATCTGGTAGGCGGCGTAGAGGTCGTCTTCCAGGGTGGCAGATGCATCCCTGTTGTTTAGCAGTATTACCGATTGTTCATCGCGCTCGGCAATTTTCTGCGCTACCTGGACAGCAACGATTTCGAATTGACTGCCCTTGGTTATACTGGTGACGACAATTGCGAGATGTCCTGAGGTTAAATGGTTTTTCTGATCCTCGGTGACCAGGATATTCTTGACCTTGTTTTCATATTCGAAGCTATAAGGAATCTCGCCTCGGCTCCGATCCAGTTTGTTGACTTCTATAAGTTGTTTAACCTGGGCACCGATCGCTTTTTGCCTGGCAATATCTTGTTTTTTCTGATTGAGTACGCGGTCCTGTTCCACCCTTTCGGCGTGGCGCTGCTGGGCTGCAGCTTTGGCCGCATTAACCGTTTTCCCCCCGGACTTACGAGCCAAATTAGTCTGTTTCTGTTTCTCCTTGTTGGCCAGTTTAGCTTTGTGTTTATCGACCAGACCAGCC
Coding sequences within it:
- a CDS encoding DUF2058 domain-containing protein, producing the protein MASLQDQLLKAGLVDKHKAKLANKEKQKQTNLARKSGGKTVNAAKAAAQQRHAERVEQDRVLNQKKQDIARQKAIGAQVKQLIEVNKLDRSRGEIPYSFEYENKVKNILVTEDQKNHLTSGHLAIVVTSITKGSQFEIVAVQVAQKIAERDEQSVILLNNRDASATLEDDLYAAYQIPDDLTW